The nucleotide window GCCTCCAGCCAGCCAGCCTGGCTCATCGGCTTGGGCCCGCTCCGTGCTTTCGGCCCGCATCGTGGCGGTCTGCGGGGCAACGGCTCGTGCGGCGATGGAGCTCCCCCCCTGGCCGCAGCCGCTCAGCATCGGAAGCGCCAGCAGCAACAGCGTGGCAAGTGACACGGCCAGACGGTCGGGGCGAATCGACATGGGGCGACCTTCCTCCTACTCTCGAACAGGGTCCACGGATTTATCGCTGGCAGGGCGAATCGGCTGACGCGGTAGAGACATGGTTTTGGTAAAGGAATGGAAAAGTTATCATTAATAAATTGTCCCGCACGTGTGGAGACCCCTTTACAGGCTGCGTGGGATCCGGTATCTTGCTTCTACTTCCTGAGCGCAGGTGGCGGAATGGCAGACGCACTAGTTTCAGGTACTAGCGCCGCGAGGCGTGTGGGTTCAAGTCCCACTCTGCGCACTACGCGTGACCAGGTCTCGAAGGACCTGGTCATTTTTTTGTCCGGCCAGCCTCTTGTTCCCGGCCCGATAGGCGTCAGCGCCCGTTGGCCTGGCCCGCTGCTCGGACCGCGTGTTCTCCTCGGCGGTGTGGGACCCGGCTAGCGTGCCGGCACGCGGCTCGCGGGTTCGGAAGTGCCGACCGGGCTGATCAGCAGTTCGCGAAACCCTGTGTGCGGGTCAGTCACCCGCTGGAAGCGCAGGTCGGGCAGCACGGCCAGAACGATTTCCGCCGTGGTGTGGATGGGCGATCCGTCCATCAGGTGGCCCCCAACCGTGTGCCCCTCTGCATCCGATACGGCGATGTGCAGGTGGGCCCCGTCGGGACCGGCGGTTCCCACCAACGACACGATCTCCAGGGGGCCGGTGGTACACCAGGTCTCGTTTTGATTGGCAAAGCGAATGGTGGCTTGTTTCAGACTGCCGACGCAGGTGAGTACGGACACCGCCGACCACTGACCGGACCTGACGTGGCGCAACAGGCCCTGCCTCAGGTCGTCACCGGGCAACAGGCGCAAGGCCACGGCGCGCACGGCGGAGGTGGGCACCTCCTGGGTGGCGGATCGGGTCGTCGCTGCGGCGGGGCCTCGCGGGATGGAGACCACCAGCAGGGCGAGGAGACTAAAGATGGCGGGGGTTGGACGGAACATCGGTTCGCCGAACTGGGGGGAGGCGTCGCCATTATCGCGTACGTGCTGGCGAACTTCCACGAGGCTGGCTATCATGCCGAGATGGGCCCCGCTTCGCGCCGCGCGGGGGCGCCCCGCATCGTTCCATTGAGCGGCCGCTGCCGCGGGAGGAATCGCGACACCATGCGCATCGCCATCGCCAGCGACCACGCGGGGCATCGCCTCAAAGAGGACGTGGCCCAGCGCTTGCTGCAGGCTGGTTTCGAGGTCCTGAACCTGGGCGCCGGGCCGGAACCATCCGACTATCCCCTCTCCTCGGAGGCGGTTGGTCGGGCGGTGGCGTCTGGCGAGGCTGAGCGGGGGGTGCTGGTCTGCGGATCCGGCATCGGCGTGGCGATCGCCGCCAACAAGGTTCCGGGAATCCGAGCCGCCACGATCGGAGAGCCAGTCTCGGCGCGTCTGTGTCGTGAACATAATGACGTCAATGTGATCTGCCTCGGCGAGCGCCTGATCGGTCCCGAAATGGCCTGGGAGTGCGTGCGTGTGTTCCTGGCGACGAATCATTCCGAGATGGGGCGTCATGCCGAGCGCGTGCGCCAGATCGGCGAACTGGAAAATGGGCGCTCCTGAGGGGCGTTGACGAGGCCGTTTGAGGCGAAAGGTGGGAGCCCTCCATGCAACTCGATGAGATCAAAGCCGTTGATCCGGACCTGGCGACTGCGTTGGCGGCGGAGTTCGAGCGCCAGTCTCACCATCTCGAACTGATCGCCTCGGAAAACTTCACCAGCCGGGCGGTCATGCAGGCGCAAGGGAGTGTGTTGACCAACAAGTATGCCGAGGGGCTTCCGGGCAAGCGCTATTACGGGGGCTGCGAGCACGTCGACGTCGCCGAGAACCTGGCGATCGCCCGGGCTTGCGCGCTGTTCGGCGCCGCTCACGCCAACGTGCAACCTCATTCCGGGGCGCAGGCCAACATGGCGGTATTCCTGGCCAATTTGAAGCCAGGGGACACCATTCTTGGCATGAACCTGGCGCACGGCGGGCACCTCACGCACGGCAGCCCGGTCAACTTTTCCGGCCTGTACTTTCAGGTCGTGCCCTACGGGGTCGACCCGGAGAGCGAACGGATCGACTATGACCAGTTGCGGGCCCAGGCGCTGGCCCATCGCCCCAAGCTGATCATTGCGGGGGCCTCTGCCTACTCTCGGGTGATCGACTTTGCCGCGTTTCGTCGTGTCGCCGACGAGGTCGGGGCGTTGTTGATGGCCGACATCGCCCACATCGCTGGGCTGGTCGCGACAGGCCTGCACCCGACCTCGGTGGGGCACGCGCACTTCACCACCACCACGACTCATAAAACCCTGCGGGGACCGCGTGGGGGACTCGTGCTGTGTGGTGAGGAACACGCCAAGGCCATCGACAAGGCGGTCTTTCCTGGGCTGCAAGGGGGGCCCCTGATGCACGTGATCGCCGCCAAGGCGGTGGCCTTGCACGAGGCCCTGCAACCCGAGTTCAAGACCTACATGGAGCAGGTGGTCGTGAATGCGCGTGCGATGGCCGATACGTTCTCCGCCGAAGGTTTGCGCGTGGTTTCCGGTGGAACGGACAATCACCTGCTGTGCCTGGACCTGCGCGCGGTGGGCCTGACGGGTAAGGAGGCCAGCCAAATGCTGGGCGAAGTCGGCATCACGGTCAACAAAAACACGATCCCGAACGACCCGGAGAGTCCCTTCGTCACCAGTGGCATTCGCATCGGGACGCCGGCCATCACCACCCGAGGGGTGCGGGCTGCTGAAGCCGAGCGCATCGCTCAGGCGATCGCCGGCTTGCTCAAGGCGCGTGGCTCCGACGCGGCGCGCCAGGATGCGAAAGCGGTGGTGGCGGAGGTCTGCGACGCGTTTCCGCTCTACCCGGAAGGAACGGCTGCCCCGGCCGGGGCACACCGTTGACCCGCCGACGCCCGACCTGGGACCAGTATTTTCTCCGGATGGCGGCGGTGTGTGCAGAGCGCGCCACCTGCGACCGCAAACTGGTCGGGGCGGTGATCGTGCGCGACAATCACCCGATTGCGACAGGCTACAACGGGGCGCCTCCCGGTCTTCCCCATTGTGATGAAGCGGGGCACCTGTTGCGTGAGGTCGACGGCCGCCCCTCGTGCCACCGCGCGACGCATGCCGAGCAAAATGCGATTTTGACGGCGGCTCGCTTCGGCCACCGCACCGAAGGCGCGACCATCTATGTCACAGCCCAGCCTTGTTTGAACTGCGCCAAGGCCATCATCACCTCCGGCATTCGCAAGGTGGTCTGGACGGAAGGCTATCCCGACCCGATCAGCCTCGAGTTCCTGCATCAGGCGGGGGTTGAGCTGGTGCACCTACCCCCCGACGCGGTTCACTGAACGGGCTCGGGGGCTGTTGCTGGCTCTTGAGCCTCCTGCTGCCTTGTGTTAACCTTTTCGGGCTTCCTGCTCGGTTTTTTCGGGGTTTCCTCGCTTGCGTGAACAGGCCTTGCCTTTCCTCGTGACACTGCTGGTCGCGTGGCTGGCGACCGACCTCCTGATTCCTTGGGTCACGCGAGCGGCATACGCGCTGGGGCGGGTCGACGAACCCGACGCGCGCAAG belongs to Candidatus Sericytochromatia bacterium and includes:
- a CDS encoding PPC domain-containing DNA-binding protein, with product MIASLVEVRQHVRDNGDASPQFGEPMFRPTPAIFSLLALLVVSIPRGPAAATTRSATQEVPTSAVRAVALRLLPGDDLRQGLLRHVRSGQWSAVSVLTCVGSLKQATIRFANQNETWCTTGPLEIVSLVGTAGPDGAHLHIAVSDAEGHTVGGHLMDGSPIHTTAEIVLAVLPDLRFQRVTDPHTGFRELLISPVGTSEPASRVPAR
- the rpiB gene encoding ribose 5-phosphate isomerase B, whose product is MRIAIASDHAGHRLKEDVAQRLLQAGFEVLNLGAGPEPSDYPLSSEAVGRAVASGEAERGVLVCGSGIGVAIAANKVPGIRAATIGEPVSARLCREHNDVNVICLGERLIGPEMAWECVRVFLATNHSEMGRHAERVRQIGELENGRS
- the glyA gene encoding serine hydroxymethyltransferase, with the translated sequence MQLDEIKAVDPDLATALAAEFERQSHHLELIASENFTSRAVMQAQGSVLTNKYAEGLPGKRYYGGCEHVDVAENLAIARACALFGAAHANVQPHSGAQANMAVFLANLKPGDTILGMNLAHGGHLTHGSPVNFSGLYFQVVPYGVDPESERIDYDQLRAQALAHRPKLIIAGASAYSRVIDFAAFRRVADEVGALLMADIAHIAGLVATGLHPTSVGHAHFTTTTTHKTLRGPRGGLVLCGEEHAKAIDKAVFPGLQGGPLMHVIAAKAVALHEALQPEFKTYMEQVVVNARAMADTFSAEGLRVVSGGTDNHLLCLDLRAVGLTGKEASQMLGEVGITVNKNTIPNDPESPFVTSGIRIGTPAITTRGVRAAEAERIAQAIAGLLKARGSDAARQDAKAVVAEVCDAFPLYPEGTAAPAGAHR
- a CDS encoding cytidine/deoxycytidylate deaminase family protein codes for the protein MTRRRPTWDQYFLRMAAVCAERATCDRKLVGAVIVRDNHPIATGYNGAPPGLPHCDEAGHLLREVDGRPSCHRATHAEQNAILTAARFGHRTEGATIYVTAQPCLNCAKAIITSGIRKVVWTEGYPDPISLEFLHQAGVELVHLPPDAVH